The sequence CCCAGTCAGAAGCACTTGTTTCAGAGTCATGGGGgagaagtcaaagtagaaaaTCTCACAGTTCTAACAAGTTAGAGAGTCGAAGCAATTCAAGAGAAAAGTACAAGccaagaaaggagttcatttATCACCATTGTGGCAAGACGGGacatatcaagaggtattgtaggttcttgaaaagaAAACAATCAAGGGGAAGAAACGAAGACAAAGGTAAAGATAGTAATAAAGAGACTGCTGCTATTGTTTATGAAAatgttcttatcacatatgatgaaaattatgtgaatcttGTTTGTGATGATTCTACTTGAATTATGGATTCTGGTGCCTCATGTAATGTCACTCCGCAGCATGAATTTTTCACTTCCTATACTACTGGAAATTTTGGCAAAATCAAATTGAGAGATAAAGGAGTGTGTGATATCATTGGTATCAGTGATATGTGGCTTGAAACTAACATGGGAtgcaagttgcagttgaagaatgttaGGCATGCGCCAGACATGCGGTTCAATCTCATTTCAGTGAAGGCATTGGATCAAGAGGGGTATTGCACTTCCTTTGGTAGTGGAAAATGCAAAATTACCAAAGGAGCTCTCATGGTTGCTAGGGAAGATAATAGTCTCACTACTCTCTACCGGTTACAAGCAAAGTTGTGCAAATAAGAGGTGAATGTAGCTGATGATTCCTCTTCTGATTTGTGGCATATACATCTTGGTCACTTGAGCGAGAAAAGACTAAGTGTCTTAGCCAATAAGCACTCACTTCCCGTgaaaggtacaactttaaatacttatactcattgttttgttggaaagcattctagagtatcatttcatagttctggacctcataggagaccacatgttctagatttagttcacactgatgtttgcactatggatgctaagacactaggtggtgcatcatattttgttacttttattgatgattattctcgaaaagtgtgggcttttgttttaaaatctaaagaccaggtgctcgatatcttcaaacactttcatgcaagtgttgaaagaAAAACAGGAAGGAAATTGAAATGCGTTCAAGCAGATAATGGTAGTGAATACAGGGGTCCATTTGAAGAGTATTGTAAAGGACATGAGATCAAGTTTGAGAAGACAGTTCCTAAGACTTCTCAACATAATGGAGTTGCAGAGAGAATGAATTGCACTATCAATGATAGAGTCaggtgtatgctctctcatgCAAAGTTGCCTAAATCTTTTTGGGGTGAAGCGATGAGGACTGCAGTAGATCTGATCAATCTTTCTTCTTCAGTTTCACTTAATGGTGATGATCCAGAGAAAGTTTGGAGAGAAAAAGATGTCTCCTATAGTCACTTGAGAGTGTTCAGCTGCAGAGCTTTTATTCACATTCCAAGAAATGAAAGGTCCAAATTGGATGGAAAGTCAAAGCAGTGCATCTTCATGGGTTATGGTCACGAAGACTTTGGTTACAGATTATGGGATCTGGTGAGCAAGAAGATAATTAAAAGTCgagatgtgatttttcttgaagaccaaactattgaagaTCTTAAGAAGACAGATAAGCCAATAACTATTAGACGTTCTGCTAATGATGAACCTGGTCCtttcactagacctcctattgATGGGGGAGATGTAAAAGTTGATAATATTGGTGATGATTTGCATGATGAACCTACACCTCAACCTGAGGTGCCAGATGCAGAAGTTCCGCCAGATGTTGAAGTTCCACCTGAACCACCAGTTGAGcctgaattgagaagatctactagagagTGTCATCCTTCTCAAAAATACTCtcctcatgagtatgtgatgaacactAGACTGAGGAGCCAGAGAGCTACCAGGAAGCTATGTTTGATGAGCATAAGGAAGATTAGTTGaaagccatgcaagaagaaatgaaatccttgcatgagaatAATACTTTTGAATTGATGAAGTTGTCGAAGGGTAAGAAAGCATTCAAGAATACATGCATGGGTGTTCAAATTGAAAGCAGATGAAAATGTCTCACGGCTAAGGTACAAAGCTCAATTGGTTGTGAAAGGCTTCGAGCAAaagaaaggtattgattttgaggagattttcTCTCCAGTTGTGAAGATGTTCTCTATTTGAGTTGTGCTTGGATTGGCAgctagcttgaatttagaggttgagcaGCTTGATGTGAAAATCGCATTCCTTCATGGTGACATAgataaagaaatttatatggagcaaccagagggtttcaaggttaaaggaaaggagcatcttgtatgcaagttgaagaagagtttatatgggttgaagcaagcACCAAGGCAGTGGTACACAaagtttgattccttcatggaaggtcatgggtatagtaagacttcttctgatcattgtgtatatgttaagaaattctctgaaggtgattttataattctctttctttatgttgatgacatgttgattgttggtcatgacactaagaagattgaaagtctCAAGAAAGACTTAAAcagatcctttgctatgaaggatttgGATCCTGCAAAGAAAATCCTTGGTATGAGTATCACTCGTGACAGGAAGAATGGGAAACTGTGGTTGTCACAGCAGAAGTACATTGAGAAGGTTTTAGAGAGGTTTACCATGAGTAATTCCAAACCTGTTAGTACTCCACTTACTAGTCATTTCAAGTTGAGTTCGCAGCAATgtcctacaagtgagaaagagaaacaaaaatgaagaagattccatatgCATCTGCAGTTGGCAGTTTGATGTATACTATGGTTTGCACCAGGCCGGATATTGCTCATGCCATTGGAGTTGTTAgtcagtttctctctaatcctggcaAAGAATACTGGCAAGCAGTGAAGTGGATTCTCAGATGCCTTAATGGTACTTCCAGAGTTTGTTTATGCTTTGGAAGTGGCCAACTTGTGTTGGATGGTTACACAGATACGGATATGGCTAGGGATCTTGATTCAAGAAAGTCTACttctggttatatgatgacttttgTAGGGGGAGCTGTGTTGTGGCAATCTTGACTTcagaaatgtgttgctttgtATACTATAGAGGCAGAATACATTGCTGTTGTTGAAGCTTCTAAGGAAatcttgtggatgaagaaatttcTACAAGAGTTAGACATCAATTAAGAGAAATTTGTGTTATTTTGTGACAGTTAGAGTACTATCCATCTCAGCAAGAATCCGACGTTTCATTCCAGATCGAAGCACATagaggtgaggtatcattggatacgtcaagcgcttgagatgaagtcatatgcacttgaGAAGCTCCATACTGATGATAATGGTTCAGATATGATGACTAAAAGTTTACCTGCAATGAAGTTTGACTCCTATAAAAAGAAGGCGAGTTTGGTGGAACAGCCTATCCCCACTTGAGTTGGtgagggggagatttgttggtGGGTCCCCAAGTAAGTGGGGCCCACATAttataaaacaaaagaaaaataaaaataaataaagaaaaagagaagtgGCCAAATAGCCACGGAGAGAGAACGAGAGGTAAGTCTctcattttttttgaaacaaaagcaAACACATAGAAAGGAGAGAGTTTTCATCGGCACCGAAGAGAAAAAGGAATTTGGGGGAAAGGGCAAGCCATCTTTGATTCGATTGAACTGATAAACTTGCtctattttttatgaaattttagtatgttattcctggtATAGAGAtaaacattaggatataacttgctagttgtattgccttctcttttgcctgatttgaaatacccactttgtggagggtttatgttgattccatccgttttgatgatgtattttgttgattgttgagatgccctagtgtCACTAGGAAGACGGTTTGTAtacccattattctgatagtggaagattttactGAACTAGGTCCCGTagattttttgtccctcttttacAGGTTTTCCGACATTAAAATTCTTatgtctgattatttaatttctgccattatatttgCTGCTTGAAGTATTtttggtattgcctatttaatcACACAAGTTacggaaaaattatttttgatgctTTCGCTGTTAGACAGGTTTTTGTTTTGAACCTTTGTTGAGTTTTCCCAACAACAAGCTCGACGACTGGTGGAGGAGATCAATGCGGCTGTGCTTGTCTCAGCCATTCACGAGTGTTTCAATCCGTCTTCTTCATGGACTTGCTCGGAGGAGGGGTTTCGGAAATTGAACTTTGATGGGAGCTAATTTGAAAATTCGAACAAGGCTGTGTATGGCTTTGTGATCAGGAACAACGGTGATTGGGTTCGAGGTGGTTCAGGACTGGTGGTCAGGGGACGCACGTTGAAGGTAGAACTTTGGGCCATTTAGCGTGGTCTCAGTGTGGCGCATGAGTTACAGATCAATCTTTTCATGTGTGAGACCTACTCTCTGGAGGTGTTTTCCTTAATTACCCATTGGAAGGCCCCTTGGATCATGTTGAAAAGGAGGTGCTTGATGGGATCTTCGAGTTGAAGATGCTGCATGCTTGGGacatttcatttagctcattcATAGGTTGGCTAATCAAGCGGCAGACCATCTAACTAAGCATGGTGTACTTGAGGATGCCAGAGAGACATTTTGAAATTTGCCTTCAAAGGACTTGGAGCAGATTTTAATAGGAGTTTCTCTTTTTGCCTTTATTTTCTCTGTTTCTtgccttttcttttgttttttttttctttttttttattcttcttcttcttgaaaaaaaaaaaatttttctctatttttaattANNNNNNNNNNNNNNNNNNNNNNNNNNNNNNNNNNNNNNNNNNNNNNNNNNNNNNNNNNNNNNNNNNNNNNNNNNNNNNNNNNNNNNNNNNNNNNNNNNNNNNNNNNNNNNNNNNNNNNNNNNNNNNNNNNNNNNNNNNNNNNNNNNNNNNNNNNNNNNNNNNNNNNNNNNNNNNNNNNNNNNNNNNNNNNNNNNNNNNNNNNNNNNNNNNNNNNNNNNNNNNNNNNNNNNNNNNNNNNNNNNNNNNNNNNNNNNNtgtgtaaattaaaaaaaaaaaacataaatttgtctttattttttataCTCCGACAAATTACACATCCTCCGCTTTTCGCTTCTATTTCTACTCACAATTAATCAATTTGATTTCAGTTAATTGTGAGTAGAAATGAACGTGAAAAATATATGCTTTGTTGAGGGTGTAAAAAAATATCTTTGTCCATTAAATATCTTGGAATTTTATTGGGAACGAACCTAAGATTTGTCAAGACCTGAAAACCGATAATAGACAAAGTGAAAGAGAAGTTCaatttatgaaaaacaaaaactcTCAATAAATTAATAAACCGGTCCTTATTAAATCAATGTTTAATAGTTTGCTAGTGTACTATCTCAACTTATATAAGATGCCAAAAGTAGTTATAAAGAAGTTAATTTCATTGCAGAGGAGTAACGAATATAGCAAACATACTTAGTGAAatggaaaatagtaaaaaatccaAACAGATTAGGAGGGTTGGGAGTGGAAAATACAGTAATTCGAAATACTGCTCTCTTATTTAAGTAGTGGTGGCGGTTTTCTAAGAAAAGATTATCCATTATCAAAGAAGATTGTGTGTTCTTGCAATAATTTAAATCCTAATATTTTGCTTTCTCATCAGACAATACTTACAAGAGGGAGTTCATGGAAGGATATATTCAATTGCAGATAAAGGAGCAGAAAGTAAGAAATAAGATGATTCGAGGACTGTCTTTGGAGGTAGGAAATGGTAGAAGTGTCCGATTTTAGATTGGTTACCAGGTGAGGTGTTGAAGGacatttttccaaaatttttcttGGTCTCAAACCAAAACAAATCTGTTATAGAAGATTGTGGGTTTTGGATGGGTTAGAGTGAAGATAGAATTTTTCAGTGGTGAAGGAAATTATTCCAACGGGAGTTGAAACTAGTTAACCAACTTCACGAGGTCTTATAATCAGTCAAATTAACAATTGAGAGAGCTGATAGATTTGTGTAAAAATTTGATAAATCAGATATTTATTCTattaactcatttgtgcaggttttgCAAGCGAAAACACTATCTCAAAGTAGTACAAACTATAGTTTTACTAGTACTATTTGTAGAGGTCTAATACTTTCACGAATTAAGTTATTCGCGTTATTTGTGTTAGTTAGTATGGTTAATATTAAAGAGAAATGATGTAGGTTAGACGTTATTGATCAGAATGATAATATATGTATTATATAAAAAAGTTGTTGAGAATTTTTACCACTTGTTTCTTGATTGTGAGTTTACTTGATAGATGTGATGTGTGTGGTTGTTTGTCTGTGATAGATTAAGAGCTATTTCAAGGACAATGACACAACATTTTGAGAGCTGGACAGGAgtgtaagaaaaaaaaaaagaagagcgtAAAAtgtgattaattaatttttttgctaTTATCTGACATACactgatgaaaaaaaaaaaaaaaattcaggagTCCCGAAATAGAATAGTGAAAATTATCAAACAAAGAGTAGTATATAGTTGATTCTAATAATTGTTGATGGTAATATTGAAAATGACTATAGATtaagttttgtttttctttattctttgttgtttaatttttttgtattttttgtgcTCCATCTTCTTGTGTTAAGCTCTCTTacttaaaaaaagaaatatttctacttattaaaatttttagtaaTCGAATattacactttttttttattattagttcaATATATAGAATGTTTTTTTTNNNNNNNNNNNNNNNNNNNNNNNNNatcccaaaaaaaaaaaaatttaagttcaCGTCACTTGAAATtcattttaactattaattttcaacaatttattaaattaatataaaaataaattaccaAGAGTTAATAATTAAAGTGcactttaattaaaataaattcaaaagtacaaaaatgaaagaaaatatacTTTCTTAGTAAAAAACTCTTTATAATATTCCGATAgtcttaaataataaaaaatgataattaatcaataattataaatttttatatccTATTCCACAATCAATCAAATGATTTAAAAGTTCATTAGATCACGTCGGTTTATCGGGTTGGAACACCACTAAACAAATTGGAGGGATTAGATGGAATTGGTCCCATTATTTGCTATGCTTTTTTCATATTGAAATAATGAAATCCATTAAAAAATTCCACCTGCTTCCATTACAGGCCATTTCATCTTttgcaaataataatttatttattaattaacccAAACAATGCCTTAATAGATAGTAGTAGCAGTCCGAAAAAGGAGAGTATGCGATGTACACTTGGCAAAGTTCTACAATTCCACGTTGCAATATATATCACACTCTTTTTCTCCATCTTTGTTACTCTTTTCCTCCCCTCGTTTTTTTTCCTCTGTCGCTCTTGCCAAATCTCTATTCACTCTTCTGTTAAAAACTTGaaactcttctctctttctctttttagggtttcttttttAGGATTCCACTATCTAGATTCCAACTGCAGATACTATCTGCAGTCGATTCTTCTCCCCAACCTTTTACATCTTCCTGATTCTTTGATCCCCCGCTAGCTGCCACATTTTTCTGCTTAATTCGATCTGATCCTTTTCATCTTGGATCCGAAAACCCGAACCATCAGCACCTGTTTTCGCACTTTTATCGCAGTATCGCATTCAATTTTTTCCTAGAATCGATGTTGCATTAGCTTAGAGAGTTGAACGTTCTATCAGGTTTTGATTCTCGTTCTTCCCTTTCGAAGGAACCAAAGCTtttgtgttttatttattttcgaacaTTTTACTCGATGGTTTCACTAGAAATAATGTTTTAATGGGATGTTATTATCGATTAATAGTGGTTGTGATTATTGTCATCACATTGTTTTGGTTTTAGTCTTCGTGGATTTGTGAATTGGTGAATTTCCTTTCCATGaaacaaatttatttatttatcttctaATTATCCCTTTACGCCTCCTGAAGAAACCAGTTTAAAACACGTATAGATTGAATGTGATCCAGGGAGAACGTATAGTATGAATGCTTATTGTCAGATGATAATGATTGGTACCATTTTTAGCGCGACTTACTGGATTGAATCTGAGTTGTGGATTTGCGAATCGATGAATCTGTTGTTTTCCATTTCTTTTTTTGTCCACGTTTTCATTAGCTTAAATCATAGTCGAGATTTGTGAATCTTTGGGTTGATTTAGTTGTTCTGTGTGTGAATTGGCAGGTTGGTCGTTTAGATGGTATGCAGCAGTTGTGTAAGGTCTTTGGTTGTTCAAGCTGGAACCTTTGCCAAACGAGTGAGAATAAACAACACTAGGAAGAGTTTGCTAGCTGTCCCTAGTATTTCTTATTCTCCTATTCGTCAATTTAAGACATTCACAGTGATGATGGTGGATACGGGTTCCGTGTCAAGAAGTGCTGGTTCCCTTGTGGATATGATGCCAGAGAAAGATGATGATGGCCGGTTTGCAAGTGGAGGGTGGAAAAGGTGAATGTGATACACAGAAACTTGCTTTCAATGATTTGTGTTGACATGTTGAGAAAGTATGTATTTCTTGATAATTGTAGATGGAATATAACCTGTAGTCTGGGGTAACCATCTTGGGGAAACATTTGGTCAAGTTAGGATGGCAGCATCTAACTTGGATTTGGATTCCTGTATGACTGTACATTTAAAAGAATTAAGATTTTTTGGGAGAGTCAGTTTTACGTTCTAATAGAGTGATTCGTGTGTTTATTCGGAAGTGAAAATTAATCAGATTTACTTTTGCTTGGTCATTTCAAAGAGAACTTTCCTTTTGCTGATGTCAAATTACCAAAATATGATTGCCAATTCTCTAAGTTGTGTGTGTTTGATCTTTAGATTGAAAATAAATCACCTTTCTGATTTAGTATGAACTTTGTTCACTAAAACAGCTTTTTAAGCTTTTTTTAGTGTTATACACATAAGCATATCAGGGAGGGTATTCAGGTAACATCACTGCCAAAATTAACCTTTTGGTGGTATTCTTAGATTGCGAACAGTTTGGAGGTTTGAATCAAGATATGCAAAATTGCAAATGGATGTTATACACATAAGCATATCAAAGGCAGTAACAGAGTGATTTCATGCTAGGGGAAGAGATTTGGAGAGTGCAGTCCCTTGATGAGACCTACAAATTGATCAAGTCATCATGTTGATATGTTGGTTTTTCTACATTTGTTTTAGAGAAATATACGGAAAAAGTTGGAGGGAAGAAAAGTAGAAGAGCCATGAGAGAAATTATCTCTTTGAAATGTCCTTTTATATGATGAAAAATAAAAGTCATTTAAATGAAGTGAATAGGTTGCAAAGGACTTGGAGGATAATCCTCCTTAACCTAAGAGCAAAATGCGAAATTGCTGCAAAGCCTTCATTCCTACCTGGTGGGGAACTGGAGGGAAAATCACGAAACCACACATGTAAATAAAACACCAGATGGGAAAAGTTTCCTTATCCCTCAATACTTTTAGGGAAAGCACCTTGAAAAGGCCTTGTCCTTTTATTTTGGAAGGTAATCATTTACATTATGGATGAATCTTGAGTTTTAATGACAAGTTACTCAAGCAATCATGGAAATTGTTAAATTCCTAATTCTTCTCAATAGCCCTTGTTATTCTGTTACTTAATCCATCTTTATTGAATGTTAAATTTTGTTCTGAATTGTGCTTAAGGGATAACATtaatgaataatttaaatttgCTTGATTCACCGGATTTCATGTCTTGGTCTCTGACTTTTCCTATCTATATTGTATTATGCTGAAACAGTTCTTACTTCATTGTGTTTTCAATTGGCAGTGAGGATGGAAGGCTGAGCTGTGGGTATTCAAGCTTCAGAGGGAAGAGAGTAACGATGGaggatttttatgatattaaaacATTGAAGATTGGTGGTCATTCAGTATGCTTATTTGGAATATTTGATGGTATGATTTTCCTGCATCATTACTTGCTTGGAGATCTTTGCTCTCGATGATTATATTTGATAATCAATTATGTGACTGTtgtaatttaacaaaaaaaatttcaaataccGTACAGGTCATGGTGGTTCTCGTGCTGCAGAGTATTTGAAAGAGCATCTCTTTGATAATCTCATGAAGCATCCAAAATTTTTTACTGATGCCAAATTGGCTATAAGTATGTTCATACtaagttgattttttttattgttctgGAACCAATTTCATGCTAAAAATGATTTTGGTTTTCAATAATCTGGTTTTGCTATTATTAACTTATGTAACCCTGCAGGTGAAACGTATCAAGGGACTGATTCTCAATTTCTGGATTCTGAAAAAGACACTTTCCGGGATGATGGCTCTACTGCTTCAACCGCTGTTTTAATTGATAACCATCTCTATGTTGCTAATGTTGGAGATTCTAGAACTATAATATCGAAGGCTGGTAAAGGTACTATTAGTTGACCTATTTATGATTTCTTTTGATTATAGTCAGTATTGAACATAATACTGGATTTGGTGGGATATAAATTCTGATATTTGTTGCGTTGCAACTTTTCATAATATTTGTTTAATATcagccttttttttcttttcttcttctaaataagaaaaaaaagtttcCATATTCTGATGATGAAAAGTGTACTTCAACTATAGAGGTCATTTGGAAGATATTCTTTGACAAGGCTATTATATGATTCTATGCTTTAGTTTCATGTTTGTTTCCATTTGAATGCATTTTAGTGATTGGTTATGGTGTGATTCATTAAGCCAACTGTTACTATGTTTGGCAGCAATTGCTCTCTCTGAGGATCATAAGCCAAACAGAAGTGATGAACGGAAGAGAATTGAGAATGCTGGGGGTGTTGTCATGTGGGCAGGTGAGATGTGATATTATCAGAATACAAACAGCTTCTTTAAGTTGTTCTTAATAATCTGCTTCTGGCACCATTTGCTCTACTCTAGAATGGGGATGGTCGCTCTTTGATGATCATATTATATTCATTGTCCTTGACCAGTGCTGACATTGGAAGCTTGCATAGGCTCAGTGTTGAAACAGTTTTGAATGGGTTAGGGTTTAGTTGCCAAGTTGGTGTAAAATATAAATGGTGTTATTGTGCTAGGGTGGTGGACATGCCAAATATTTTGTTGCCTTTTACCTGTAAAATGTGTTTAACTCTTGTAATCTTACACGAGAATACAGAACATTATAGAAGTTCTCTGATTCAACCCTTAATCAATTAAGTTTTCTTTTGCAAGTTTTGGACAAAATTTAAGACCTTTAAGTGTTAAATGAGATCAATGTTATGGGCTTTGTGGAGTTAGGATAAATAAAATATGTTACATGTTCCATCTTTTATGAAACAAATTTATAGATGAAGTAAACATATTATTATTGAAATCATATTGATGTATTCAAGTAGTATCCACGATTCCATGTTCACAACTTGTACTATATTGGAATGGTATTTATTTTCACTGTAAAAGTGGGCCTGCTATCCAAGGGATGGAATTTGATCAATCAATTGAATTAGTTTGGGGGAACTGATATTTACACGTGTTTTTGTTTGTCAGGTACTTGGAGGGTAGGAGGTGTCCTAGCAATGTCTCGCGCCTTTGGCAATCGTATGTTGAAGCAGTTTGTTGTTGCAGAACCTGAGATCCAGGTGATCCTTACTTACCTTGAGTAATTTCCTGCGATCGTTCActctaataataattttaatagcATGGATGCAAAATCCTAATATTAAATGTATATTATGTTTCATGAGGCCCTCCAGCA is a genomic window of Arachis ipaensis cultivar K30076 chromosome B06, Araip1.1, whole genome shotgun sequence containing:
- the LOC107605249 gene encoding probable protein phosphatase 2C 76, with product MVCSSCVRSLVVQAGTFAKRVRINNTRKSLLAVPSISYSPIRQFKTFTVMMVDTGSVSRSAGSLVDMMPEKDDDGRFASGGWKSEDGRLSCGYSSFRGKRVTMEDFYDIKTLKIGGHSVCLFGIFDGHGGSRAAEYLKEHLFDNLMKHPKFFTDAKLAISETYQGTDSQFLDSEKDTFRDDGSTASTAVLIDNHLYVANVGDSRTIISKAGKAIALSEDHKPNRSDERKRIENAGGVVMWAGTWRVGGVLAMSRAFGNRMLKQFVVAEPEIQDQEIDEQTELLILASDGLWDVVPNDDAIALACTEEEPEAAARKLTEAAFSRGSADNITCIVVRFHHDRAEPIGTDKVDAIVPDKVDTAVPNKVEVASASVKQERNKADATVPDRAEAASASVKQGEST